Proteins encoded by one window of Clostridium cagae:
- a CDS encoding methyl-accepting chemotaxis protein: MRFKKISTRMLTILLFVTILSMVLLSGISYESSKGIIDRQVEENMQAELSSTVNAINLKMQEISSMSSQLALNVGSTYKTTYLSQYEEMIGKTIFKSDLVLGAGIWFEPYVYDASKEYVGPYIHKNDDKALVTYDYSNAEYNYFNYDWYKNAKNNNKETVFSDLYYDETLNTIMSTCATPIYDSNDNFIGVISVDMEIPSIQDLINNFKIGENGKALLINNDGKYITNSDDKKIMKTKINEDENKSLSQFGNVLLNNTNGKSDFSIDNTEYETYYTTVEPFGWKLFIQIPMSELNKPINELMSKLIVVGILAIILTTLAIIWQVRYLTKTIKKVNNLASSLSNGDFSINELEVTSEDELGQMSNSLNKMLSENKNMIQEISDDANKVNSITESLNKSTESLVENYKVIKDSVKNISESMLNSSATTEEVNASVEEVNSSISLLSQETIKSHDMAKDIKVRAYNIEKMSNDSYNKATSLSEVHETNLKQSIENAKIVENIGAMAKAISDIAEQVNLLSLNASIEAARAGEQGKGFAVVASEIGNLAAQTSDTVKEIIETISKVQEAFNKLTNDSTQMLLFIKDTVTPDYKEFVGIANQYDKDANAIEDISIKISEMTNNIEYITHEVGDAIQNIAEASQDTASNSGEIVCSIELVSQLVEQISTIVENEIEVSDNLNSMVKNFTL, translated from the coding sequence ATGAGATTTAAGAAAATAAGTACGAGAATGCTTACAATTCTACTATTTGTAACTATTTTATCAATGGTTTTGCTATCAGGTATAAGTTATGAAAGTAGCAAGGGTATTATAGACAGACAAGTAGAAGAAAACATGCAAGCAGAATTAAGTTCTACAGTAAATGCAATAAATCTTAAGATGCAAGAAATTTCATCAATGTCTAGTCAACTTGCATTGAATGTTGGATCAACTTATAAAACCACATATTTATCACAATATGAAGAAATGATTGGAAAAACAATATTTAAAAGTGATCTAGTACTTGGTGCTGGAATTTGGTTTGAACCATATGTTTATGATGCAAGTAAAGAATATGTTGGGCCGTATATTCATAAAAATGATGATAAGGCATTAGTTACATATGATTATAGCAATGCTGAATATAATTATTTTAATTATGATTGGTATAAGAATGCTAAGAATAATAATAAAGAAACTGTATTTAGTGATCTGTACTATGATGAAACATTAAATACTATAATGAGCACTTGCGCTACACCTATATATGATTCAAATGATAATTTTATTGGTGTAATTAGTGTTGATATGGAAATTCCATCAATTCAGGATTTGATAAATAATTTCAAGATTGGTGAAAATGGCAAGGCTTTATTGATAAATAATGACGGGAAATACATAACTAACAGTGATGATAAAAAAATAATGAAAACTAAAATTAATGAAGATGAGAATAAATCACTTTCACAATTCGGAAATGTTTTATTAAATAATACTAATGGTAAAAGTGATTTTTCTATTGATAATACAGAGTATGAAACTTATTATACTACAGTGGAGCCGTTTGGATGGAAGCTATTTATACAAATACCGATGTCAGAATTGAACAAACCTATAAATGAATTAATGTCTAAACTTATAGTGGTAGGAATTTTAGCTATAATATTAACTACATTAGCAATAATATGGCAAGTTCGATACCTAACTAAAACTATAAAAAAAGTTAATAATTTAGCATCAAGTTTATCCAATGGAGATTTTTCTATAAATGAGCTTGAAGTAACATCTGAGGATGAATTAGGACAAATGAGTAATTCATTAAATAAAATGCTATCAGAAAATAAGAACATGATACAAGAAATATCTGATGATGCAAACAAAGTAAATAGTATAACAGAGAGTTTGAATAAATCAACTGAATCTCTAGTAGAAAATTATAAAGTGATTAAAGATTCAGTTAAAAACATAAGTGAATCTATGCTTAATTCTAGTGCTACTACTGAAGAAGTTAATGCTTCTGTAGAAGAAGTTAACTCTTCAATAAGTCTATTGTCACAGGAAACAATTAAAAGTCATGATATGGCAAAAGACATAAAGGTAAGAGCATACAATATAGAAAAAATGAGTAATGATTCTTATAATAAAGCAACTAGTTTATCAGAAGTTCATGAAACAAATCTAAAACAAAGCATTGAAAATGCTAAAATAGTTGAAAATATAGGGGCTATGGCTAAAGCTATTTCTGATATAGCAGAACAAGTTAATTTATTATCACTTAATGCTTCAATAGAAGCTGCACGTGCTGGTGAACAAGGAAAGGGATTTGCAGTTGTTGCTTCTGAAATAGGTAATCTTGCAGCACAAACATCAGACACAGTAAAAGAAATTATTGAGACTATAAGTAAAGTGCAAGAAGCGTTTAATAAATTAACCAATGATTCTACGCAGATGTTATTATTTATTAAAGATACTGTAACTCCGGATTATAAAGAATTTGTTGGAATAGCTAATCAATATGATAAGGATGCAAATGCTATTGAAGATATATCTATAAAAATATCTGAGATGACAAATAACATTGAATACATTACACATGAAGTTGGAGATGCAATACAAAATATTGCAGAAGCTTCTCAAGATACTGCATCTAATAGTGGAGAGATTGTATGTAGTATAGAATTAGTTTCACAATTAGTTGAGCAAATATCTACTATTGTGGAAAATGAAATTGAGGTTTCAGATAATCTTAATTCTATGGTTAAAAATTTTACTTTATAA
- the gltA gene encoding NADPH-dependent glutamate synthase: MNMQDRMKRTPVTEQAPELRAKNFEEVCLGYNEEEAIKEANRCLGCKNPKCVEGCPVSIDIPGFIAKAKDGDFENAAKEIAKYSALPAVCGRVCPQESQCEGKCVLGIKGESVAIGKLEKFTADWSRKNNIDLAKTEALNGKKIAVIGSGPAGLTCAGDLAKRGYDVTIFEALHEAGGVLVYGIPEFRLPKEKVVKAEIENIKKLGVKIETNVIIGRTITIDELMKEEGFDAVFIGSGAGLPKFMGINGENANGVFSANEFLTRVNLMKAFKEGYNTPVRAGKKVAVVGGGNVAMDAARTALRLGAEAHIVYRRGESELPARAEEVHHAKEEGIIFDVLTNPTEILSDENGWVKGMKCVKMELGEPDASGRRRPVEVEGSEFVMDVDTVIMSLGTSPNPLISSTTEGLDINKWKCIVADEDGLTTKEGVYAGGDAVTGAATVILAMGAGKKAAEAIDGYLQDK; the protein is encoded by the coding sequence ATGAATATGCAAGATAGAATGAAAAGAACACCTGTTACTGAACAAGCTCCAGAATTAAGAGCTAAGAATTTTGAAGAAGTATGTTTAGGATATAATGAAGAAGAGGCTATAAAAGAAGCTAATAGATGTTTAGGATGTAAAAACCCTAAATGCGTTGAAGGATGTCCTGTATCAATTGATATTCCAGGATTTATAGCTAAAGCTAAAGATGGAGATTTTGAAAATGCAGCTAAAGAAATAGCTAAATATAGTGCATTACCAGCGGTTTGTGGTAGAGTATGTCCACAAGAAAGTCAATGTGAAGGTAAATGTGTATTAGGAATAAAAGGTGAATCTGTAGCAATAGGTAAATTAGAAAAATTTACTGCTGATTGGTCAAGAAAAAATAATATAGATTTAGCAAAAACAGAAGCATTAAATGGTAAGAAAATTGCTGTTATTGGAAGTGGTCCAGCAGGGCTTACTTGTGCAGGGGATTTAGCTAAAAGAGGATATGATGTTACTATATTTGAAGCTTTACATGAAGCAGGTGGAGTTTTAGTTTATGGTATACCTGAATTTAGATTACCTAAAGAAAAAGTTGTTAAAGCTGAAATTGAAAACATTAAGAAATTAGGAGTAAAGATTGAAACTAATGTTATTATAGGTAGAACTATAACAATAGATGAATTAATGAAAGAAGAGGGATTTGATGCTGTATTTATTGGATCAGGTGCTGGACTTCCTAAATTCATGGGTATAAATGGAGAAAATGCAAATGGTGTATTCTCTGCAAATGAATTTTTAACAAGAGTTAACTTAATGAAAGCTTTTAAAGAAGGATATAATACACCTGTTAGAGCAGGTAAAAAGGTAGCTGTAGTTGGTGGTGGAAATGTTGCTATGGATGCTGCAAGAACTGCTTTAAGATTAGGTGCAGAAGCGCATATAGTTTATAGAAGAGGTGAATCTGAACTTCCAGCAAGAGCAGAAGAAGTACATCACGCTAAAGAAGAAGGAATAATATTTGACGTTTTAACAAATCCAACTGAAATATTAAGTGATGAAAATGGATGGGTTAAAGGAATGAAATGTGTAAAAATGGAACTTGGAGAGCCAGATGCATCTGGAAGAAGAAGACCAGTTGAGGTTGAAGGATCAGAATTTGTTATGGATGTTGATACTGTAATAATGTCACTTGGAACATCTCCAAATCCACTAATATCTTCAACAACTGAGGGTTTAGATATTAATAAGTGGAAATGTATAGTTGCAGATGAAGATGGATTAACTACTAAAGAAGGCGTTTATGCTGGCGGAGATGCCGTTACAGGTGCTGCAACAGTAATACTTGCTATGGGCGCTGGTAAAAAAGCTGCAGAAGCTATAGATGGATATTTACAAGATAAATAA
- a CDS encoding sulfide/dihydroorotate dehydrogenase-like FAD/NAD-binding protein, whose product MYKIVSKRELTNNIFLMDIEAPRVAKSAKPGQFIIIKNDEKGERIPLTIADYNKDKGTVTIVFQTVGQGTKQLATFEEGNYVCDFVGPLGQPSEFVHENLEELKKQNIIFIAGGVGAAPVYPQVKWMHENGMKCDVIVGSRNKELLILEEEMKKVAGNLYIATDDGSYGFNGRVTDCLNDLVQKGNKYDHAVVIGPMIMMKFMAALTKELGIKTTVSLNPIMVDGTGMCGACRVTVGNEVKFACVDGPEFDGHLVDFDESMRRQTMYKSEEGRAQLKIEEGDTHSHGGCGCKGDK is encoded by the coding sequence ATGTATAAGATAGTTAGTAAAAGAGAGCTTACAAATAATATATTTTTAATGGACATAGAAGCTCCAAGAGTAGCAAAATCAGCAAAACCTGGTCAATTTATCATTATAAAGAATGATGAAAAGGGTGAAAGAATTCCTTTAACAATAGCAGATTACAATAAGGATAAGGGAACTGTAACAATAGTTTTCCAAACTGTTGGACAAGGAACTAAACAATTAGCGACTTTTGAAGAAGGCAACTATGTTTGTGACTTTGTTGGACCATTAGGTCAACCAAGTGAATTTGTTCATGAAAATTTAGAAGAACTAAAGAAACAAAATATTATTTTCATAGCAGGTGGAGTTGGTGCTGCACCAGTTTATCCTCAAGTTAAATGGATGCATGAAAATGGAATGAAATGTGATGTTATAGTTGGTTCAAGAAATAAAGAATTATTAATATTAGAAGAAGAAATGAAAAAAGTTGCAGGAAATCTTTACATAGCAACTGATGATGGATCATACGGATTTAATGGTAGAGTTACTGATTGCTTAAATGATTTAGTTCAAAAAGGAAATAAATATGATCATGCAGTAGTTATTGGACCTATGATAATGATGAAATTTATGGCTGCTTTAACTAAAGAGCTTGGAATCAAAACAACTGTTAGCTTAAATCCAATTATGGTAGATGGTACAGGTATGTGTGGTGCTTGTAGAGTTACTGTTGGAAATGAAGTTAAATTTGCTTGTGTTGATGGACCAGAATTTGATGGACATTTAGTTGATTTTGATGAATCAATGAGAAGACAAACTATGTACAAAAGTGAAGAGGGAAGAGCGCAATTAAAGATTGAAGAAGGGGACACTCATAGCCACGGTGGTTGTGGATGTAAAGGTGATAAATAA
- a CDS encoding iron-containing alcohol dehydrogenase, whose product MARFTLPRDLYHGEGSLETLKTLKGKKAFVVVGGGSMKRFGFLQKVEDYLKEAGMEVQLFEGVEPDPSVETVMKGAEAMRNFEPDWIVAMGGGSPIDAAKAMWIFYEYPDFTFEQAVVPFGLPDLRQKAKFVAIPSTSGTATEVTAFSVITDYKAKIKYPLADFNITPDIAIVDPELAQTMPAKLVAHTGMDALTHAIEAYTASLRSNFSDPLAIKAIEMVNEHLVKSFEGDKEARNLMHEAQCLAGMAFSNALLGIVHSMAHKVGAVFHIPHGCANAIFLPYVIQYNRIECEDRYGDIARALKLEGNTDAELTDSLIKLINDFNDALNIPHSMKEYGVEEADFKANVEFIAHNAVLDACTGSSPRAIDDKTMEKLLGCTFYGTKVNF is encoded by the coding sequence ATGGCACGTTTTACATTACCAAGAGATTTATATCATGGTGAAGGATCTTTAGAAACACTTAAAACATTAAAAGGAAAGAAAGCATTCGTAGTAGTTGGTGGTGGATCAATGAAAAGATTTGGCTTCCTTCAAAAAGTTGAAGATTATTTAAAAGAAGCAGGAATGGAAGTACAATTATTTGAAGGTGTTGAACCAGACCCATCAGTAGAAACAGTAATGAAGGGTGCAGAAGCTATGAGAAACTTCGAACCTGATTGGATAGTTGCAATGGGTGGAGGATCACCAATAGATGCTGCAAAAGCTATGTGGATATTCTATGAATACCCAGATTTTACTTTTGAACAAGCTGTTGTTCCATTTGGATTACCAGATTTAAGACAAAAAGCTAAATTTGTAGCTATTCCATCAACAAGTGGTACTGCTACAGAAGTTACAGCATTCTCAGTAATAACAGATTACAAAGCAAAAATTAAATATCCTTTAGCTGACTTTAATATAACTCCAGATATAGCTATAGTTGATCCAGAATTAGCTCAAACAATGCCAGCTAAATTAGTAGCTCATACTGGAATGGATGCATTAACTCATGCTATAGAAGCATATACTGCATCTTTAAGATCAAACTTCTCAGATCCATTAGCTATTAAAGCAATAGAAATGGTAAACGAACATTTAGTTAAATCATTTGAAGGAGACAAAGAAGCTAGAAACTTAATGCATGAAGCACAATGTTTAGCAGGAATGGCTTTCTCGAATGCATTACTAGGAATAGTTCACTCTATGGCTCATAAAGTAGGAGCTGTATTCCATATCCCTCATGGATGTGCTAATGCAATATTCTTACCATATGTAATTCAATATAACAGAATCGAATGTGAAGATAGATATGGTGATATTGCTAGAGCATTAAAATTAGAAGGAAATACTGATGCTGAATTAACTGATTCATTAATTAAATTAATCAATGATTTCAATGATGCATTAAATATTCCTCATTCAATGAAAGAATATGGCGTTGAAGAAGCAGACTTTAAGGCTAACGTTGAATTTATAGCTCATAATGCAGTATTAGATGCATGTACAGGATCAAGTCCTAGAGCAATAGATGACAAGACAATGGAAAAATTACTTGGATGTACATTCTATGGAACTAAAGTTAATTTCTAA
- a CDS encoding sigma-54-dependent Fis family transcriptional regulator codes for MKSKRMVVEDSHKRSENYGVEKKSSYSKKILSGIELEKVLADNKELIEISKLYIDMVFSAVMDNEFIIVLTDKNGCILYIKGAEENTSKLDCINLNVGAYMDEQNIGTNAMGTAIKEDNCVQITANEHYIEGLQSLTCSAAPIHDTDGKIIGTLNLSGRSNMKHPHTLGLVVFGVKAIENEFDNRKINNILTQTYNYMESIIDNLDKGIMIVDKDEKIVNINSFGAEMFNKPKESLLHEKLHYILPNMGNILEELDLNRNNVIKDVKFKHTSKYKTRLEFKGIRHKEKIIGMVVTMISEKEERDLKNPTGAFWTFNDIIGESAAIANVVINSKIISNSPSTVLIQGESGTGKEVLAQAMHNYSLRRTNKFVAINCGAIPMNIIESELFGYEDGTFTGGKKGGKPGKFEVANGGTLFLDEIGEMPLDMQVRLLRVLQEGRVTRLGGNKEISVDVRVIAATNKKLKKEVEKGAFREDLYYRLCVIPITLPPLRERKGDVEKLIEYFLRIKSFKLNKRIPEINKELYKNLLLYNWPGNIRQLENYIENIVNLDGILSFDLLDDSEDEKTDIIHKEVKEEVCYEKDENFEVKEEDFNLEKVEKKTIKEAIKSYNHNMTKVAQALGISRNTLYLKIKKYNIE; via the coding sequence ATGAAGAGTAAAAGAATGGTGGTTGAAGATTCTCATAAGAGAAGTGAGAATTATGGAGTTGAAAAAAAATCAAGTTATTCAAAAAAGATTCTTTCAGGAATAGAATTAGAAAAAGTGCTAGCTGACAATAAAGAATTAATAGAAATATCAAAGCTATACATTGATATGGTTTTTTCAGCAGTTATGGATAATGAATTTATTATTGTTTTAACAGATAAAAATGGATGTATTTTATATATAAAAGGAGCAGAAGAGAATACTAGCAAATTAGATTGCATTAATCTTAACGTTGGTGCATATATGGATGAACAAAATATAGGCACAAATGCTATGGGAACTGCTATTAAAGAAGATAATTGTGTTCAAATAACGGCTAATGAGCACTATATAGAGGGATTACAAAGTTTAACTTGTTCAGCTGCACCTATTCACGATACTGATGGAAAGATAATAGGAACTTTAAATTTAAGTGGTAGGAGCAATATGAAGCATCCTCATACTTTAGGGTTAGTTGTCTTTGGGGTAAAGGCAATTGAAAATGAATTTGATAATAGAAAAATAAATAATATATTGACTCAAACCTATAATTATATGGAGAGTATTATAGATAATCTTGATAAGGGGATTATGATTGTTGATAAAGACGAGAAGATAGTAAATATTAATAGTTTTGGTGCAGAAATGTTTAATAAACCTAAAGAATCATTATTACATGAAAAATTACATTATATTTTGCCGAATATGGGCAATATTCTTGAAGAATTAGATCTGAATAGAAATAATGTAATTAAAGACGTTAAGTTTAAGCATACAAGTAAATATAAGACTAGACTAGAATTTAAGGGAATTAGACATAAGGAAAAGATAATTGGAATGGTTGTCACTATGATAAGTGAAAAAGAAGAAAGGGATTTAAAAAATCCAACAGGAGCTTTTTGGACTTTCAATGATATCATAGGCGAAAGTGCTGCGATTGCTAATGTAGTAATTAACAGCAAAATTATTTCTAATAGTCCTTCAACTGTTTTAATTCAAGGGGAAAGTGGAACTGGAAAAGAAGTATTAGCTCAAGCAATGCATAATTATAGTTTAAGAAGAACTAATAAATTTGTAGCTATAAATTGTGGAGCTATACCTATGAATATAATAGAAAGTGAGCTTTTTGGATATGAAGATGGTACATTTACTGGTGGTAAAAAAGGGGGGAAACCAGGAAAATTTGAAGTGGCTAATGGTGGAACTTTGTTTTTAGACGAAATAGGGGAAATGCCACTTGATATGCAAGTTAGGCTTTTAAGGGTATTACAAGAAGGAAGAGTAACTAGACTTGGTGGAAATAAAGAAATCTCCGTTGATGTTAGAGTAATTGCTGCTACAAATAAAAAGCTAAAAAAAGAAGTTGAAAAAGGAGCATTTAGAGAAGATCTTTATTATAGATTATGTGTTATTCCTATAACATTACCTCCTTTACGTGAAAGAAAAGGGGATGTTGAAAAACTTATAGAATACTTTTTAAGAATAAAATCATTTAAGCTAAATAAAAGAATTCCTGAAATTAATAAAGAATTATATAAAAATTTATTATTATATAATTGGCCAGGAAACATAAGACAACTAGAAAATTATATTGAAAACATAGTTAATTTAGATGGGATTTTATCATTTGATTTACTAGATGATAGTGAAGATGAAAAAACTGATATAATTCATAAAGAAGTTAAAGAAGAAGTTTGTTATGAAAAAGATGAAAACTTTGAAGTTAAAGAAGAAGATTTTAATTTAGAAAAGGTAGAAAAGAAAACTATTAAAGAAGCTATAAAATCTTATAATCATAATATGACCAAAGTAGCACAAGCATTGGGAATAAGTAGAAATACATTATACTTAAAAATAAAAAAATATAATATAGAGTAA
- a CDS encoding 3D domain-containing protein, producing the protein MLKKYKETIFLKNLKKKVTVFTIAMMSICALTMTFSNHKAQAYISNGTDYNIEMICSSTAYSSGGMTASGIPCVRNPEGISTISVDPSIFPYGTILYIEGYGYAVAADSGAAIKGNKIDVYFNSDEECCEWGVRDVKVTCLGDSSRK; encoded by the coding sequence ATGTTAAAGAAGTATAAAGAGACAATATTTCTTAAAAATCTTAAAAAGAAAGTTACTGTATTTACAATAGCGATGATGAGCATTTGTGCACTTACAATGACTTTTTCCAATCATAAAGCACAAGCATATATTTCTAATGGAACAGATTATAATATTGAAATGATATGTTCTTCTACCGCGTATTCTTCAGGCGGTATGACAGCTAGCGGAATTCCATGCGTAAGAAATCCAGAAGGGATTAGCACAATTTCAGTTGATCCAAGCATATTTCCTTATGGTACAATTTTATATATAGAGGGATATGGTTATGCTGTTGCAGCTGACAGTGGGGCAGCTATAAAAGGAAACAAGATAGATGTATATTTTAACAGTGATGAAGAATGCTGTGAGTGGGGAGTAAGAGATGTAAAAGTTACATGTCTTGGAGATTCTTCAAGAAAATAA
- a CDS encoding peptide chain release factor 3 codes for MADYIKEIEKRRTFAIISHPDAGKTTLTEKFLLYGGAIRLAGSVKARKASKHAVSDWMEIEKQRGISVTSSVMQFNYDGHCINILDTPGHQDFSEDTYRTLMAADSAVMVVDAAKGIEDQTRKLFHVASLREMPIFTFVNKMDREARDPFGLLEDIENELGIKTYPMNWPIGSGKDFKGVYERDNNRIIAFNGGNHGQNEVEAIEGSADDPKFREILGEALHDKLMEDIELLDIAGDDLDLEAVRSGELTPVFFGSALTNFGVEPFLEHFLKMTTSPLARNSSEGVIDPFEDKFSAFVFKIQANMNKAHRDRIAFMRICSGKFNKGEDVYHMQGGKKIKLAQPQQFMAQDREIVEEAYAGDIIGVFDPGIFSIGDTLCAPSKKFKFEGIPIFAPEHFARVRPVDTMKRKQFIKGVTQIAQEGAIQVFKEIHIGMEEIIVGVVGVLQFEVLEYRLKNEYNVDIKMDRLSYRYVRWIENKNIDMDKLNLTSDTKKVKDLRDRNLLIFQNDWGISWALDHNKDVILSDVGKSED; via the coding sequence TTGGCTGATTATATAAAAGAAATTGAAAAGAGAAGAACTTTTGCGATTATTTCCCATCCCGATGCGGGAAAAACTACATTAACAGAAAAGTTCCTATTATACGGAGGAGCTATTAGACTTGCAGGTTCTGTTAAAGCAAGAAAGGCATCTAAACATGCAGTGTCTGACTGGATGGAAATTGAAAAACAAAGAGGTATCTCAGTTACTTCATCTGTTATGCAATTTAACTACGATGGTCATTGCATTAACATACTAGATACTCCAGGTCACCAAGACTTCTCAGAAGATACATATAGGACACTTATGGCAGCAGATAGTGCAGTAATGGTTGTAGATGCTGCAAAAGGTATTGAGGATCAAACAAGAAAGTTATTCCATGTTGCTTCTTTAAGAGAAATGCCTATATTCACTTTTGTAAATAAGATGGATAGAGAAGCTAGAGATCCATTTGGTTTACTTGAAGATATCGAAAATGAATTAGGAATTAAAACTTATCCAATGAACTGGCCAATTGGTTCTGGTAAGGATTTTAAGGGTGTATATGAAAGAGATAATAATAGAATCATAGCCTTTAATGGAGGAAATCATGGTCAAAATGAAGTTGAAGCCATAGAAGGTTCAGCAGATGATCCTAAATTTAGAGAAATTTTAGGAGAAGCACTTCATGATAAGTTAATGGAAGATATTGAACTTCTAGATATTGCTGGGGATGATTTAGATTTAGAGGCTGTAAGAAGTGGGGAATTAACACCTGTATTCTTTGGTTCAGCATTAACAAACTTTGGTGTAGAACCATTCTTAGAACATTTCTTAAAAATGACTACATCACCACTTGCAAGAAACTCATCAGAAGGGGTTATTGACCCATTTGAAGATAAATTCTCAGCTTTTGTATTTAAGATTCAAGCTAACATGAATAAAGCTCATAGGGATAGAATTGCATTTATGAGAATTTGTTCAGGTAAATTTAACAAAGGTGAAGATGTATATCATATGCAAGGCGGAAAGAAAATTAAATTAGCTCAACCTCAACAATTTATGGCTCAAGATAGAGAAATTGTTGAAGAAGCTTATGCAGGAGATATAATCGGGGTATTTGATCCAGGTATATTCTCAATAGGGGATACATTATGTGCTCCATCAAAGAAATTTAAGTTTGAAGGAATTCCAATATTCGCACCAGAACATTTTGCAAGAGTAAGACCAGTTGATACTATGAAGAGAAAACAATTTATAAAGGGTGTTACTCAAATTGCTCAAGAAGGTGCAATACAAGTATTTAAAGAAATTCATATAGGTATGGAAGAAATAATAGTTGGAGTTGTTGGTGTACTTCAATTTGAAGTTCTAGAATACAGATTAAAGAATGAATATAATGTAGACATTAAAATGGATAGATTATCTTATAGATATGTAAGATGGATAGAAAATAAAAATATTGATATGGATAAGTTAAACTTAACTTCAGATACTAAGAAGGTTAAAGATTTAAGAGATAGAAACTTACTTATATTCCAAAATGATTGGGGAATAAGTTGGGCTTTAGATCATAATAAAGACGTTATTCTTTCTGATGTAGGTAAGAGTGAAGATTAA